A portion of the Deinococcus peraridilitoris DSM 19664 genome contains these proteins:
- a CDS encoding mechanosensitive ion channel family protein, protein MLDIVMETLGRPGTWLVLVLYTVVLLGVWRIGMNMLELLEPRVPVSVVRVLRVVWSVGSAYVLAALIAQVIKLPYEPLYSHGREIAEWFRESAGRIVAVLVLAFVAWNLVSVVSSKVVPGGEFSRTSVRIATLKSVVESALRATIMVVALVTVLDNIGVRTGTLLAGVSVLGLAVSFGAQSLIKDVITGFFVLLEDQYGVGDVITVNGGTLSGNVERMNLRFTALRALDGTLHIIPNGQINTVSVMSKDWSRVVATVGLPPTADVNGALTLLEQVARELHADPAWGYRFLEAPTIDGVSMLTRDGFEVRALLKVLPKEQWALGREFNRRMKMALDDAGMGGLRPQLMVVRQEGANTDAGAAGALGVPSPGTI, encoded by the coding sequence GTGCTTGATATCGTGATGGAAACGCTTGGCCGGCCTGGAACCTGGCTGGTGCTGGTGCTTTATACGGTCGTGCTGCTGGGTGTGTGGCGCATTGGCATGAACATGCTCGAGTTGCTGGAGCCCCGCGTGCCCGTCTCGGTGGTGCGTGTCTTGCGGGTGGTCTGGAGCGTGGGATCGGCGTATGTCCTGGCGGCATTGATTGCGCAGGTCATCAAGCTGCCGTACGAGCCGCTGTACTCGCATGGGCGTGAAATCGCCGAGTGGTTCCGGGAATCTGCCGGACGAATTGTGGCGGTCCTGGTGCTCGCCTTCGTTGCCTGGAATCTGGTGTCGGTCGTATCGTCGAAAGTGGTTCCTGGAGGTGAGTTTTCACGCACCAGCGTGCGCATTGCCACCCTCAAGAGCGTGGTAGAGTCGGCGTTGCGCGCCACAATCATGGTTGTGGCGCTGGTGACCGTGCTCGACAACATCGGTGTGCGGACGGGGACCTTGCTCGCGGGCGTCTCGGTGCTGGGCCTGGCGGTATCCTTTGGCGCCCAGAGCCTGATCAAGGATGTCATCACCGGTTTTTTTGTGCTGCTCGAAGATCAGTACGGGGTGGGCGACGTGATCACCGTCAACGGTGGTACGCTCTCGGGAAACGTGGAGCGCATGAACTTGCGTTTTACTGCCCTGCGTGCGCTGGACGGTACCCTGCACATCATACCCAACGGCCAGATCAATACCGTCAGCGTCATGAGCAAAGACTGGTCACGGGTGGTGGCGACCGTGGGCCTTCCGCCCACGGCCGACGTCAACGGCGCGTTGACGCTGCTGGAGCAGGTTGCGCGTGAACTGCATGCCGACCCGGCATGGGGATACCGTTTCCTGGAAGCACCGACCATTGATGGGGTCTCGATGCTGACACGGGACGGCTTCGAGGTGCGGGCGCTGTTGAAGGTGTTGCCCAAAGAGCAGTGGGCGCTGGGGCGCGAGTTCAACCGTCGCATGAAAATGGCCCTAGACGACGCCGGCATGGGTGGATTGCGCCCGCAACTGATGGTCGTCCGGCAGGAGGGTGCAAACACAGACGCCGGAGCGGCGGGCGCTCTGGGCGTGCCTTCGCCGGGCACGATCTGA
- the ftsH gene encoding ATP-dependent zinc metalloprotease FtsH — MKHMRRLFSLLSLVLLLWGSAVAQDYTVGQLLRDLDAKRVREVSFDGNGNATVTLVGDRREVTVVPPTADFLTRIRESGAEVNVRSARSPFAWVFQLLPIVLLGLFLFVMWRSMRGAASGGASNTFGRSRAHVFAEGSVKVTFTDVAGCDEAKADLQEVVEFLKSPERFHQLGARIPHGILLVGPPGSGKTLLAKAVAGEARVPYFSISGSDFVEMFVGVGAARVRDLFEQAKKAAPCIVFIDEIDAVGRKRGMNFNGGNDEREQTLNQLLVEMDGFESKHDIIILAATNRPDVLDAALLRPGRFDRQVVVDAPDVRGREYILKIHARKKPLDPSVDLGVVAQRTPGMVGADLENLLNEAALLAARDGRTRITMTDLDDAADRVLMGPARKSRLVPEHDRKVTAYHEVGHALVAQLLPHADRVHKLTVVPRGRAAGYMLPLPTDRIHYTREVLEDTIAVALAGQAAEEVTFGEITTGAQSDFQKATNIARKMVTEWGMSQRLGKVANLSENDTFLGGFTERAPYSQLTAQAIDDEVKRIIDEQYARVKALLIEHLAKIHTAVDALLVRETLSGQEFSTLLAGGTLDALPAPKSRPTSSA; from the coding sequence ATGAAGCATATGCGCCGCCTATTTTCACTGCTTTCACTGGTGCTTCTGCTGTGGGGAAGTGCCGTCGCGCAGGACTACACCGTGGGGCAGCTCCTGCGGGACCTCGACGCCAAGCGGGTTCGGGAAGTGAGTTTCGACGGCAACGGCAACGCCACCGTGACGCTGGTTGGTGACCGCCGTGAAGTCACGGTCGTGCCGCCCACCGCCGACTTCCTGACGCGCATCCGGGAAAGCGGGGCGGAAGTGAACGTACGGAGCGCACGCTCACCTTTCGCCTGGGTGTTTCAGCTTCTGCCGATCGTGCTGCTTGGGCTGTTTTTGTTCGTGATGTGGCGCAGCATGCGCGGCGCGGCTTCGGGTGGGGCGAGCAATACTTTTGGGCGCTCCCGAGCGCACGTCTTCGCGGAAGGCTCGGTCAAGGTTACGTTTACCGACGTGGCGGGATGTGATGAAGCGAAAGCGGACCTGCAGGAAGTGGTGGAGTTCCTCAAGTCGCCCGAACGCTTCCACCAGCTGGGGGCCCGCATTCCCCACGGCATCCTGCTCGTGGGTCCTCCCGGCAGCGGCAAGACCTTGCTGGCCAAAGCCGTCGCCGGAGAAGCCCGGGTGCCCTACTTCTCGATCAGCGGCAGTGACTTCGTCGAGATGTTCGTCGGTGTCGGCGCCGCCCGCGTGCGCGATCTGTTCGAGCAAGCCAAGAAAGCCGCGCCCTGCATCGTGTTCATCGACGAGATCGATGCGGTGGGACGCAAACGTGGCATGAACTTCAACGGCGGCAACGACGAACGCGAACAGACCCTCAACCAGCTGCTGGTGGAAATGGACGGCTTCGAAAGCAAGCACGACATCATCATCCTGGCCGCCACCAACCGACCGGACGTGCTGGACGCGGCGTTGCTGAGGCCCGGCCGCTTCGACCGGCAGGTGGTGGTGGACGCCCCGGACGTGCGCGGCCGCGAGTACATCCTCAAGATTCATGCCCGCAAAAAACCCCTCGATCCCAGCGTCGATCTGGGCGTCGTCGCGCAGCGCACGCCTGGCATGGTGGGGGCGGACCTGGAAAACCTGCTCAACGAAGCCGCTTTGCTGGCGGCACGGGACGGACGGACACGCATCACCATGACCGACCTCGACGACGCCGCGGACCGGGTGCTGATGGGCCCGGCGCGCAAGAGCCGCCTGGTGCCCGAGCACGACCGCAAGGTAACCGCCTACCACGAGGTGGGGCATGCGCTGGTGGCGCAGCTGCTGCCGCACGCCGACCGGGTTCACAAGCTCACCGTCGTGCCGCGTGGGCGCGCGGCCGGTTACATGCTGCCCCTGCCCACCGACCGGATTCATTACACCCGTGAGGTGCTGGAGGACACCATCGCCGTGGCGCTGGCCGGACAGGCCGCCGAAGAAGTCACCTTTGGCGAAATCACCACCGGGGCCCAGAGTGATTTTCAGAAAGCCACCAACATCGCCCGCAAAATGGTCACCGAATGGGGCATGAGCCAGCGTCTGGGCAAAGTCGCCAATCTGAGCGAAAACGACACGTTTTTGGGCGGCTTCACCGAACGTGCGCCGTACAGCCAGCTCACCGCGCAGGCCATCGACGACGAGGTCAAACGAATCATCGACGAGCAGTATGCTCGCGTCAAGGCGCTGCTGATCGAGCACCTCGCGAAGATCCACACAGCGGTCGACGCTTTGCTTGTTCGGGAAACGCTCAGCGGACAGGAATTTTCAACCCTTCTGGCGGGAGGGACGCTTGACGCCCTGCCTGCCCCCAAGTCCCGACCGACCAGCAGCGCCTGA
- a CDS encoding DUF4384 domain-containing protein, with the protein MNKALLLTALSLGLSACTVSVRPGVTVVSAAQANLIQNFQPSRGEGSSYFVGESVSFRFSSRTAGYLTLVSLDPNGRGNVLQQNIYVPAGTTVLPRPSDRVTFDLTPPRGLQRVRAIFTTVRPTTQIVFSGQYDRGGWNTYTDSYVQGYGPEQRDVYETFFYIR; encoded by the coding sequence ATGAACAAGGCCCTGTTACTCACAGCCCTTTCTCTCGGCCTGAGCGCCTGCACGGTCTCGGTCCGTCCGGGCGTGACCGTGGTTTCGGCTGCGCAAGCCAACCTCATTCAAAACTTCCAGCCGTCGCGCGGCGAGGGCAGCAGCTATTTCGTGGGAGAGAGCGTTTCGTTTCGTTTTTCTTCCCGTACCGCCGGTTACCTGACCCTGGTCTCACTCGATCCGAACGGTCGGGGCAACGTGTTGCAGCAGAACATCTACGTTCCTGCGGGAACGACGGTGCTGCCGCGCCCTTCGGACCGCGTCACTTTCGACCTGACCCCACCGCGTGGTCTGCAGCGTGTCCGCGCCATTTTCACCACCGTGCGGCCCACCACCCAGATTGTCTTCAGCGGGCAATACGACCGTGGCGGCTGGAATACCTACACCGACTCGTATGTGCAGGGCTACGGTCCTGAGCAGCGCGACGTCTATGAAACTTTTTTCTATATCCGCTGA
- a CDS encoding YfiT family bacillithiol transferase, which produces MTDERYPLGRFQPSLSYSPVQRSDLIGQLRELPAAFRAAVSGLSDEQLDTPYRTGGWTVRQLAHHLPDSHMNAYIRMKLALTETDPVIKPYDEVRWAELPDSRLPTEGSLRLLEALHERWVGLLSQLEEDAWSRHFVHPHQGEATTLAGALASYAWHGRHHLAHVTALRQSRGW; this is translated from the coding sequence ATGACCGACGAACGTTATCCTCTCGGCCGTTTCCAGCCCAGCCTGTCGTACAGCCCCGTGCAGCGAAGTGACCTGATCGGGCAGCTGCGGGAGTTGCCCGCCGCGTTTCGGGCAGCCGTCTCGGGCCTGAGCGACGAACAGCTCGACACGCCGTACCGGACCGGCGGCTGGACGGTACGACAACTCGCACACCATCTTCCCGACAGCCACATGAACGCCTACATTCGCATGAAGCTCGCGCTGACCGAAACCGATCCTGTCATCAAACCTTACGATGAAGTGCGCTGGGCAGAGCTACCTGACAGCCGCCTGCCGACCGAGGGCTCCCTACGGCTGCTCGAAGCGCTTCACGAGCGCTGGGTCGGGTTGCTCAGTCAGCTGGAAGAGGACGCCTGGTCGCGCCACTTTGTCCATCCGCACCAGGGTGAAGCCACCACGCTCGCCGGAGCACTGGCTTCTTATGCCTGGCACGGGCGGCATCACCTGGCCCACGTCACCGCGCTGCGTCAGAGTCGGGGTTGGTAA
- the rimO gene encoding 30S ribosomal protein S12 methylthiotransferase RimO, with product MTVSGEPQVNAKKVGFISLGCPKALVDSERILTQLRAEGYHIAPTYEEADTVIVNTCGFITPAVEESLSAIGEALDATGRVIVTGCLGERPETIRERHPKVAAITGSQDVEGVMSAIHELLPPDQNPFTSLIPGMSGGEVKLTPRHYSYLKIAEGCNHKCAFCIIPKLRGLQASRDAGEVLYEAFRLIASGTRELMVISQDTSAYGIDVRYRESEFQGKQVRAHLLDLAVKLGEMGAWVRMHYVYPYPHVDEIVKLMAQGKILPYLDVPLQHASPEVLRRMRRPGAGRQLDTIRRWREICPDLTIRSTFIVGFPGETEADFQLLLDFLEEARLDRVGAFPYSEVEEADATHFEGRVPEAVKEARLARFMEVAQRISAEKLQEKVGRTLEVIIDEYNDDEGDLSGTRLIGRTKGDAPGIDGQVYLYAGELAGQVKIGDIVSARIEDADEYDLFGEVTALLPWQPNVPQLGALVKH from the coding sequence ATGACTGTCAGTGGCGAGCCCCAAGTGAACGCGAAAAAAGTCGGTTTCATCAGCCTGGGCTGCCCCAAGGCGCTGGTGGACAGCGAACGCATCCTGACGCAGCTGCGGGCCGAGGGCTACCACATCGCGCCGACCTACGAGGAGGCTGACACTGTCATCGTCAACACGTGCGGCTTCATCACGCCGGCTGTCGAGGAAAGCCTCAGTGCCATCGGGGAGGCGCTTGACGCGACCGGGCGTGTGATCGTCACAGGGTGTCTGGGAGAGCGGCCCGAAACGATCCGCGAGCGGCATCCCAAGGTGGCTGCCATCACGGGCTCGCAGGACGTCGAAGGCGTCATGAGCGCCATTCACGAGTTGCTTCCCCCCGACCAGAATCCCTTCACCAGCCTGATTCCGGGCATGTCGGGCGGCGAAGTCAAGCTCACACCACGTCACTACAGTTACCTCAAGATCGCTGAGGGTTGCAACCACAAGTGCGCCTTTTGCATCATTCCCAAGCTGCGCGGTCTGCAGGCTTCGCGTGATGCGGGCGAAGTGCTCTACGAAGCTTTTCGCCTGATTGCCAGCGGTACGCGCGAACTGATGGTGATTTCGCAGGACACCAGCGCTTACGGCATCGACGTCCGTTACCGCGAAAGCGAATTCCAGGGTAAGCAGGTTCGTGCCCACCTGCTCGACCTGGCCGTCAAGCTGGGCGAGATGGGCGCCTGGGTGCGCATGCACTACGTGTATCCCTACCCGCACGTCGATGAAATCGTCAAGCTGATGGCGCAGGGCAAGATTCTGCCTTACCTGGACGTGCCGCTGCAGCACGCCAGCCCGGAGGTGCTGCGACGTATGCGCCGCCCCGGCGCGGGCAGGCAGCTTGACACCATCCGGCGCTGGCGGGAAATCTGCCCGGACCTGACCATCCGCTCGACTTTTATCGTCGGTTTTCCCGGCGAAACCGAAGCAGACTTCCAGCTGCTGCTCGACTTCCTCGAAGAAGCCCGCCTGGACCGGGTGGGCGCCTTTCCCTACAGCGAAGTCGAGGAGGCCGACGCGACCCACTTCGAGGGCCGGGTGCCCGAAGCCGTCAAGGAAGCCCGCCTTGCCCGTTTTATGGAAGTCGCGCAGCGCATCAGCGCGGAGAAACTGCAGGAAAAAGTTGGTCGGACCCTCGAAGTCATCATCGACGAGTACAACGACGACGAAGGCGACCTCAGCGGCACGCGCCTGATCGGCCGCACCAAAGGCGACGCCCCTGGCATCGACGGGCAGGTCTATCTGTATGCCGGCGAACTGGCCGGTCAGGTAAAAATCGGCGACATTGTGTCTGCCCGCATCGAGGATGCCGACGAGTACGATTTGTTCGGCGAGGTCACGGCGCTGTTGCCGTGGCAACCCAACGTGCCGCAGCTGGGCGCCCTCGTCAAGCACTGA
- a CDS encoding LytS/YhcK type 5TM receptor domain-containing protein, with amino-acid sequence MFDGLLINFALLIASMCVVSLTYNRVEDIESPSLRVWRWYLCVGTSLLLGHTVPIGHGVLFDFRAVPIALISRRGGTFWGLLAAACVIAYRLYLGGEGVLVAVLNVLLCCWWLWWPA; translated from the coding sequence GTGTTCGATGGCCTGCTGATCAACTTTGCGCTGCTGATCGCGTCGATGTGCGTGGTCAGCCTGACGTACAACCGGGTCGAGGACATCGAATCACCGTCGCTGCGGGTGTGGCGCTGGTACCTGTGTGTGGGCACTTCGCTGCTGCTGGGCCACACGGTGCCCATCGGTCACGGCGTGCTGTTTGACTTTCGGGCCGTGCCCATCGCGCTCATCAGCCGCCGTGGAGGAACCTTCTGGGGGCTCCTCGCTGCCGCGTGCGTGATTGCCTACCGGCTCTACCTGGGAGGAGAAGGTGTCCTGGTCGCAGTTCTCAATGTGCTGCTGTGCTGCTGGTGGCTTTGGTGGCCGGCGTGA
- a CDS encoding GGDEF domain-containing protein translates to MTTNAARRHETNLYRVWRGPLTIFFVGNIPVFLALHATGVGLAASFGVYVGGSLLGAGAMIAAHVVTQTRINLVHYAAVLDRHAHTDTLTGAFNRRQFNADTEQLPPSAFLLLLDIDHFKRINDTYGHDTGDQVLVAVARALREHARPADRVYRLGGEEFAVLLCPCEEAAAPVVASRLREGVEGSVASLAGLPSERITMSGGLVPLGADRRQALRRADALLYQAKRSGRNRVVHEGPGEVGRTLAPAT, encoded by the coding sequence GTGACGACCAACGCGGCGCGGCGTCACGAAACCAATCTGTACCGGGTCTGGCGGGGACCGCTCACGATCTTTTTTGTCGGTAACATTCCAGTGTTTCTGGCGCTGCATGCCACCGGTGTGGGACTGGCCGCGTCGTTCGGGGTGTACGTCGGTGGCAGCCTGCTGGGCGCGGGGGCCATGATCGCCGCGCACGTGGTCACGCAGACCCGCATCAACCTGGTGCACTACGCCGCCGTGCTGGATCGCCATGCGCACACCGACACCCTGACGGGAGCCTTCAACCGCCGGCAGTTCAACGCGGACACCGAGCAGTTACCCCCGTCGGCTTTTCTGCTGCTGCTGGACATCGACCATTTCAAGCGCATCAATGATACCTACGGGCACGATACCGGCGATCAGGTGCTGGTCGCCGTGGCACGCGCACTGCGCGAGCATGCCCGGCCTGCTGACCGGGTGTACCGACTGGGCGGCGAAGAGTTCGCGGTGCTGCTCTGTCCCTGCGAGGAGGCTGCCGCACCGGTCGTGGCCTCCCGCCTGCGCGAGGGCGTGGAAGGCAGCGTCGCGTCGCTGGCCGGGCTGCCTTCCGAACGAATCACCATGTCGGGCGGACTGGTGCCCCTGGGCGCCGACCGTCGTCAGGCCCTCCGACGGGCCGACGCCCTGCTGTACCAGGCAAAAAGGAGTGGTCGCAACCGGGTCGTCCACGAAGGACCGGGTGAAGTCGGGCGGACGCTCGCTCCAGCCACATGA